Genomic segment of Nostoc sp. TCL240-02:
TTGCCGCATTTTTTGAAAAAAGTACTCCAAAACAGAGATTTATGCAATTAAGACCGAATCAACGCCAGAAATTAGACGACAAAGACGATAAGCTGTTCTATGCCTACCCCCGCTTTGTTACCCATGTCGATGAAGGATTTATTCAACAGCTAACGGATTTATATCGCGATCGCCTCAAACCCAACACCCGCATTCTTGATATGATGAGCAGCTGGGTGTCCCATCTACCAGAGGAGATGCAATTTGACCATGTGGAAGGGCACGGACTCAACGCTGAGGAACTAGCACGAAATTCCCGCTTAAATCATTACTTTGTGCAAAATCTTAACGAAAATCCGCAGCTACCTTTACCAGATGAAGATTTTGATGCTGTTCTCAATTGCGTATCTGTGCAGTATGTGCAATATCCAGAAGCAGTATTTTCCGAAATTTATCGCATCCTGAAACCCGGTGGTGTTGCAGTTATCAGCTTTTCTAACCGGATGTTTTTTGAAAAAGCGATTCAGGCTTGGCGTGAGGCTTCAGAATCACAGCGAGTAGAATTAATCAAAGCCTACTTCGCCTCAGTTCCAGGATTTACAACCGCAGAAGTTATAGTTCATAAATCAACATTACCGAATTTATTTCAGTGGTTGGGTGCAGCTGGAGGAGATCCGTTTTATGCCGTTATAGCTTATCGCAGTTAAGCCAAATATTCGCTAGTGCAAGAAGGCTTGTAGTAAGCACTTTAGTGCTTAAAAAATAAGGACTAAAGTCCTTACTACGAACTTATTTACCTGCTCAAAATTAAAATGCTTTTGTATATACATAATTTTTGTAGATGAATTATTGGCTAATGAAATCAGAACCAGAAGCCTATAGCATTGCTGACCTTCAACAGCAGAAAGAGACTATCTGGGACGGCGTTCGCAATTATCAAGCTCGCAACTTTTTGCGCCTTATGGATGAAGGAGACTTAGCTTTTTTCTATCACTCCGGCACTAATCCTCCTAATATTGCTGGGTTAATGCGTGTAGTGAAAAAAGATATTGCTGACCCGACCCAGTTTGAGCCAGAAAGTAAATACTACGACCCAAAATCAACTTCTGAATTCCCTCGGTGGCAAACAGTTGTAGTAGAATTCGTTGAGACTTTTTCTAATCCAATATTGCTATCAATACTCAAAGAAAAGTTTAGCGATGAAGACTTAATGTTGGTGAGACAAGGAAATCGATTATCGGTAATGCCTGTCCCTGAAGCAGTGGCTTTGAAGATTTTGGCGATGAAAAGCTCATAGTTGAAATAATTCGTAATTCGTAATGGGCTACGCTAAGGTAATTCGTAGAATATTTTTAAAGGAAGGTTGATTAACTGGACATAATGTGATTTATTCTTGCCTAATTACTTAGTTCACACCCATTGTTCAGGATCTAATTGATAGTAGCGTTGCAGTTGCTCATAAAGAGCCGGATGCTTAGACAACAATTGGTGCGGTTTCTCAAAGAATGTCT
This window contains:
- a CDS encoding EVE domain-containing protein, coding for MNYWLMKSEPEAYSIADLQQQKETIWDGVRNYQARNFLRLMDEGDLAFFYHSGTNPPNIAGLMRVVKKDIADPTQFEPESKYYDPKSTSEFPRWQTVVVEFVETFSNPILLSILKEKFSDEDLMLVRQGNRLSVMPVPEAVALKILAMKSS
- a CDS encoding class I SAM-dependent methyltransferase, with protein sequence MQLRPNQRQKLDDKDDKLFYAYPRFVTHVDEGFIQQLTDLYRDRLKPNTRILDMMSSWVSHLPEEMQFDHVEGHGLNAEELARNSRLNHYFVQNLNENPQLPLPDEDFDAVLNCVSVQYVQYPEAVFSEIYRILKPGGVAVISFSNRMFFEKAIQAWREASESQRVELIKAYFASVPGFTTAEVIVHKSTLPNLFQWLGAAGGDPFYAVIAYRS